The DNA sequence GATATCATGATTAAATGATGCGACCACACATTTAGCATTTTCAAGCTCACTTTGCGGTATAGTAAAACCAAGATTAGTCTTACCGTCAGTCCCAACATTTTGAATAATCATATCGACATTAATATTCTCTTCAGCCAGCTTGGTAAAGATTTCTGCAGCAATACCAGGTCTATCAGAAACACCTCTTAGCGTTACTCTTGCTTGGTTTTTGTCTAGAACCACACCACTTACTAGTACCTCTTCCATATTCTCCGTCTCCTCTGTGATTAGTGTGCCTTCGTTATTACTGAAACTACTTTTAGCATAGAGCTTTACCTTGAGTTTTTTTGCCAACTCGACTGAACGGTTTTGAAGAACCTTTGCACCAAGCGATGCCAACTCAAGCATCTCATCGTAACTAATGACATCAAGTTTTTTTGCATTAGGTTCAATGCGTGGGTCGGTGGTGTAAATGCCATCCACATCTGAGTAGATCTCACACTGGTCTGCATTGAGTGCACCAGCAAGTGCCACGGCAGAGAGGTCAGAACCACCACGTCCAAGTGTTGTGACTGAACCATCTTTATTGATCCCCTGAAAGCCAGCAACAATAATAATCTTCCCTTTTTGAAGAGCATTTTGTATTGCAATGGGCTTGATCTCCTTAATGCGTGCATAGGTATGCAAATTATCTGTAACAATTCCTGCTTGACGCCCTGTCATGGCAACTGCATCGTACCCTTTGGCCTGAAGCGCAATAGAGAGTAGTGCTGCAGTAACACGTTCACCCGAGCTTAGAAGCATATCCATCTCTTTTTTTGCTGGACTCTTTGTAAAATGTTCTGCATAACCAATTAATTTATTGGTCTCTCCGCTCATTGCTGAAACAACAATAACAAGATCTTGACCGTCGTCTCTGGCTTTAGTAACACGGTTTACAACATTCTCAATACGATCAAGACTGCCAACACTTGTTCCACCATATTTTTGTACTACTAGCATTTATGTATCAACCCCTCTTGTATAAAATAGTTGATAACTTTTTGATAGGCTTTACGTTTGAAGTGAACGACTCTCTTGAATAGTTCGCTATATGTGACAAACTCATACTCTTTGAACTCCGGCACCTCAAATGCTTCCAAATTAATTTTAGTGTTCTCTTTGAGGCGAACCAAAAAATATTTTTGTGTCTGTCCGTCATAAGCATAACATTTTCCCCTTGCCACTTTAGGAAAATTATAAGTGATCCACGAAGGGAATTCTCCCAGTATCTCAATATCATTACAGCCAATCTCCTCAAGAAGCTCCCTTTTTAGAGCCTCCTTTGGTGTTTCTCCTTCGTCAATACCCCCTTGTGGAAACTGCCAAGCATCTTTGATATCGTTTCTATGGGCAATGAAAAACTCACATTTATTTGGATATTTTGGGGAGAGTATGATTGCTGAAACATTCCGGCGATAACGCTTCTTTGTCTGTATCATTTGTACTCATCTTCAATCAAATTTTAAAAATAAAATCCCTCTTCATGAGATTTCAGTAATCTAGAGTAAACTCTAAAATTTTCTGATATGATTTTATCTAAAATACCATTACAAGCCAATAAAATGTTAACCTATATTCATATTCCCTACTGTGACTCCAAGTGTCACTACTGCAGCTTCAACTCATATGTTGATAAGTTCGATACCAGACATGCCTATATGCAGGCACTTCATAGACAGCTTGTCTATGAACTGGAATATTTTGAAGCAACAAAAGGATGCATTGAGACTCTTTTTATCGGGGGAGGAACACCCTCGACAGTTGATCCATCTCTTTATGAACCAATATTTGAACTACTCTCTGATTACCTTCAAAATGGGGCAGAAATTACCACTGAAGCTAATCCTAATTCAGCAACCAAAGCATGGCTTTCTGGAATGAAGGCGCTTGGGGTAAATCGTATTAGTTTTGGTGCACAAAGTTTCCATGCAGATAAGCTCAAAGCACTCAACCGTGCACACTCTCCAATACAGACAAAAGAGGCTATTTTTACTGCTAAAGCATTGGGTTTTGAGCATCTTTCTCTTGATCTTATCTACAACTACTACGGTGACACCAAAATACTTTTAGGCAAGGATATAAATGAGGCTTTTGGTTTGCCTATTGACCATATTTCTGCCTATGAGCTCACCATCGAAAATAATACAAAGTTTAAAGCCACCCCAGAAGTACGCCAAGAGGATGATAGCCTTGCTTTTTTTATTGCAGAAGAGATTACAAGACATGGTTTTGAGCACTATGAGATCTCTAATTTTGGTACATATCAGAGCAAGCACAATAGAGGCTATTGGGAACTTAAGGACTATATTGGAGCAGGAGCAGGAGCAGTAGGTTTTAAGTATTTAACTTCAGATGATGCTATACGTTTTTACCCACAAACAGACATTGAAGCCTATATTGCAAACCCGTTAAAGATAACAAAGGAGTCTCTTAAGTTAAAAGAACTGCTTACTGAAAAAATATTTCTTGGATTACGTAGTAATGTGGGAATTCAAAAGTCCA is a window from the Sulfurovum sp. genome containing:
- a CDS encoding aspartate kinase, translating into MLVVQKYGGTSVGSLDRIENVVNRVTKARDDGQDLVIVVSAMSGETNKLIGYAEHFTKSPAKKEMDMLLSSGERVTAALLSIALQAKGYDAVAMTGRQAGIVTDNLHTYARIKEIKPIAIQNALQKGKIIIVAGFQGINKDGSVTTLGRGGSDLSAVALAGALNADQCEIYSDVDGIYTTDPRIEPNAKKLDVISYDEMLELASLGAKVLQNRSVELAKKLKVKLYAKSSFSNNEGTLITEETENMEEVLVSGVVLDKNQARVTLRGVSDRPGIAAEIFTKLAEENINVDMIIQNVGTDGKTNLGFTIPQSELENAKCVVASFNHDIEGVDYDEHICKVSVVGVGMKSHSGVAAAAFSALATNNINIQMISTSEIKVSMVIDEKYGELAIRILHEAYRLDK
- a CDS encoding RNA pyrophosphohydrolase, giving the protein MIQTKKRYRRNVSAIILSPKYPNKCEFFIAHRNDIKDAWQFPQGGIDEGETPKEALKRELLEEIGCNDIEILGEFPSWITYNFPKVARGKCYAYDGQTQKYFLVRLKENTKINLEAFEVPEFKEYEFVTYSELFKRVVHFKRKAYQKVINYFIQEGLIHKC
- the hemW gene encoding radical SAM family heme chaperone HemW; translation: MLTYIHIPYCDSKCHYCSFNSYVDKFDTRHAYMQALHRQLVYELEYFEATKGCIETLFIGGGTPSTVDPSLYEPIFELLSDYLQNGAEITTEANPNSATKAWLSGMKALGVNRISFGAQSFHADKLKALNRAHSPIQTKEAIFTAKALGFEHLSLDLIYNYYGDTKILLGKDINEAFGLPIDHISAYELTIENNTKFKATPEVRQEDDSLAFFIAEEITRHGFEHYEISNFGTYQSKHNRGYWELKDYIGAGAGAVGFKYLTSDDAIRFYPQTDIEAYIANPLKITKESLKLKELLTEKIFLGLRSNVGIQKSILPEKIKEKVNMLVKERKLTETTTHYYNTNFFIADTLTLYLLE